One Myxococcales bacterium DNA window includes the following coding sequences:
- a CDS encoding SDR family oxidoreductase: MVKNFRRKRVLVTGGAGFLGSHLCEQLLHGDNEVLCVDNFYTGSRENVAHLVENPRFEIMRHDVTFPLYVEVDEIFNLACPASPVHYQNNPVATTKTSVHGAINLLGLAKRLGARIFQASTSEVYGDPQVHPQREDYWGHVNPIGIRSCYDEGKRCAETLFFDYWRQCQLSIKVARIFNTYGPHMHPNDGRVVSNFIMQALTDQPITIYGDGSQTRSFCYVDDLIDGFLRFMDTPEDVTGPVNLGNPAEFTIAELAELVIDITSSKSEIVREPLPSDDPTQRCPDISFAKEALGWEPKVPLREGLLKTVEYFEDVLRRG, translated from the coding sequence ATGGTCAAGAATTTCAGGCGCAAGCGCGTTTTGGTCACCGGAGGCGCAGGCTTTCTCGGCTCGCACTTGTGCGAGCAGCTGTTGCATGGCGACAACGAAGTGCTCTGCGTGGACAACTTCTACACGGGCTCGAGGGAGAACGTGGCGCATCTCGTCGAGAATCCACGCTTCGAGATCATGCGGCACGACGTCACGTTTCCGCTCTACGTCGAGGTGGACGAAATTTTCAACCTCGCCTGCCCGGCGTCACCTGTCCACTACCAGAATAATCCCGTTGCGACGACGAAGACGAGCGTCCATGGTGCCATCAACCTTCTCGGCCTTGCGAAGCGTCTGGGGGCCCGCATTTTTCAAGCATCCACCAGTGAGGTCTACGGTGACCCCCAGGTCCACCCTCAAAGGGAAGACTACTGGGGCCACGTGAATCCGATTGGGATCCGTTCTTGTTACGACGAGGGAAAGCGTTGCGCCGAGACGCTCTTCTTCGATTACTGGAGGCAGTGCCAGCTTTCCATCAAGGTCGCGCGCATCTTCAACACCTACGGCCCACACATGCATCCCAACGACGGCCGCGTGGTCTCCAACTTCATCATGCAGGCGCTCACCGATCAGCCGATCACGATCTATGGAGACGGCAGCCAGACCCGATCATTTTGCTACGTGGACGATCTGATCGACGGTTTCTTGCGATTCATGGATACGCCGGAGGACGTCACTGGACCGGTGAACTTGGGCAATCCTGCAGAATTTACCATCGCCGAACTCGCGGAACTGGTCATCGACATCACTTCCTCGAAATCTGAGATCGTGCGCGAACCACTCCCCTCGGACGATCCGACCCAGCGCTGCCCCGACATCAGTTTCGCGAAGGAAGCCCTCGGATGGGAACCGAAGGTTCCCCTGCGCGAAGGACTCTTGAAGACCGTCGAGTACTTCGAGGATGTGTTGCGCCGGGGTTAA
- the wecB gene encoding UDP-N-acetylglucosamine 2-epimerase (non-hydrolyzing) — MSGVAGSNKNRIRVLCVAGARPNFMKIAPLMREFGSRDSFESFLVHTGQHYDAKMSDNFFRDLGIPAPDVNLGVGSGTHAEQTGQVLMKLEGVLQAERPDLVVVVGDVNSTLAATLAAVKLHIPVAHVEAGLRSGDRTMPEELNRMMTDVVSSWLFTSEPDGEKNLLREGVDPSRIHFVGNVMIDTLLANLERAKELDTLARLGLVSGEFGLLTLHRPSNVDDPKRLAELFSALEKINERLPIVFPVHPRTASNIRDTLGGRPLKLQVVEPQDYLDFLRLMSQAKLVLTDSGGIQEETTVLGTPCFTLRDSTERPITISHGTNTMVGADREVILREVGIALDGNAKSGSIPDLWDGRAAVRIADVIERDLRAGS; from the coding sequence ATGAGCGGCGTGGCTGGGTCGAACAAGAATCGTATTCGAGTGTTGTGCGTAGCCGGCGCGCGCCCAAATTTCATGAAAATCGCTCCACTGATGCGAGAGTTCGGTTCGCGCGACAGTTTCGAGAGCTTCCTCGTCCACACCGGACAGCACTACGACGCAAAGATGAGCGACAATTTCTTTCGCGACCTCGGCATCCCGGCCCCTGATGTCAATCTCGGTGTCGGTTCGGGCACTCACGCCGAACAGACGGGCCAGGTATTAATGAAGCTCGAGGGCGTCCTCCAGGCAGAGCGTCCGGATCTCGTGGTCGTGGTGGGCGATGTCAATTCTACTTTGGCCGCGACGCTGGCCGCCGTGAAGCTGCATATTCCAGTCGCCCACGTAGAAGCCGGCTTGCGATCGGGCGATCGTACCATGCCGGAAGAACTCAATCGCATGATGACCGATGTGGTCTCGAGCTGGCTCTTCACCAGCGAACCCGACGGCGAAAAGAACTTGTTGCGCGAAGGCGTCGATCCGTCGCGCATTCACTTTGTCGGCAATGTGATGATCGACACCCTGCTCGCCAACCTCGAACGCGCAAAAGAACTCGACACGCTTGCGAGGCTTGGCCTTGTCTCCGGAGAGTTCGGTCTCTTGACCTTGCATCGACCCAGTAACGTCGACGATCCCAAGCGTCTGGCTGAACTCTTTTCAGCGCTCGAAAAAATCAATGAACGATTGCCGATCGTGTTCCCCGTGCACCCTCGAACCGCATCCAATATTCGCGACACCCTCGGCGGCCGACCGCTGAAACTCCAGGTCGTCGAACCCCAGGACTATCTCGACTTTTTGCGCCTGATGTCCCAAGCCAAGCTGGTGCTCACGGATTCGGGCGGGATCCAGGAAGAGACCACCGTGCTCGGCACTCCATGCTTTACGCTGCGCGACTCGACCGAGCGACCAATCACCATCAGCCACGGCACCAATACGATGGTGGGCGCTGATCGCGAGGTCATCTTGCGCGAGGTGGGGATCGCACTCGACGGCAACGCCAAGAGCGGATCGATCCCGGATCTATGGGATGGCCGGGCGGCGGTGCGAATCGCCGACGTGATCGAGCGCGACCTGCGAGCAGGCTCATGA
- a CDS encoding exosortase/archaeosortase family protein, with protein sequence MNQNQATADFTAESVQRQRTMMAILGVLALTTYVYFPILLHMFNTWRSNPDYSHGLLVVPLALYFAYGKAPQLRKAKIEGSWWGIAILTAGVGSLCVGELGGLLTALRGGYVLSLMGLVLLLAGKRVFDLLLFPMLFLFLMVPLPQSLVNIIAFPLQLIAAGWAVQSLQSFGIPALLEGNIIHLAHTQLFVAEACSGLRSLMALMTLGVVLAQFFRAGRVVQQSILIATTIPIAIVVNAMRVSLTGVLASHFGREAATGVIHEFQGMITFSMAFILLLGEARLLESGSKLIKRMRRLKESPT encoded by the coding sequence ATGAACCAGAACCAGGCGACCGCCGATTTCACTGCCGAGTCTGTGCAGCGCCAAAGAACCATGATGGCAATCTTGGGAGTCCTCGCGCTCACCACGTACGTCTATTTCCCCATTCTCTTGCACATGTTCAACACCTGGCGAAGCAATCCCGACTACTCCCACGGCCTGTTGGTGGTTCCGCTGGCGCTGTACTTCGCCTACGGCAAGGCACCGCAATTGCGCAAAGCGAAGATCGAGGGGAGTTGGTGGGGGATCGCGATCCTCACCGCCGGTGTGGGATCGCTATGCGTTGGCGAACTCGGGGGTTTGCTGACAGCCCTGCGCGGCGGCTACGTCCTCTCCCTGATGGGGCTGGTGCTCTTGCTGGCGGGAAAGCGCGTATTTGATCTCTTGCTCTTCCCCATGCTTTTCCTCTTCTTGATGGTTCCGCTTCCTCAGTCGCTGGTAAACATCATCGCGTTCCCATTGCAGCTGATCGCAGCTGGGTGGGCCGTGCAAAGCCTTCAGTCCTTCGGCATCCCGGCGCTGCTCGAGGGCAACATCATTCACCTTGCCCACACCCAACTTTTTGTCGCCGAGGCGTGCTCCGGACTGCGATCACTAATGGCGCTAATGACCCTGGGTGTTGTGTTGGCGCAGTTCTTTCGCGCCGGCCGAGTTGTCCAGCAATCGATCCTGATCGCGACCACCATCCCGATTGCCATCGTGGTCAATGCGATGAGGGTTTCCCTGACTGGAGTTCTCGCCTCCCACTTTGGCCGAGAAGCCGCCACAGGCGTAATCCATGAATTTCAGGGCATGATCACATTCAGCATGGCGTTCATTCTGCTGCTGGGAGAAGCGCGCTTACTGGAATCGGGATCCAAGCTGATCAAGCGCATGCGTCGCCTGAAGGAATCCCCGACATGA
- the epsI gene encoding EpsI family protein, with protein sequence MSIAKLIIALLFVAANSYAYNNLATGDVIPERETFASFPNDFGGWKCTNRQEMAQDVIDNLGVTDYIICNYVNEELDQNVAFYAGYHERQERSDSGKTTLIHPPEHCLPGSGWDIIETTIVPVDFGIPGEAKRVVIAKGQARNLVYFWYQSRGHVIGTNIDRLRHLFLDRAFRNRTDGSLLRFTMPVERGNFEEADEAFRRFATLMARGLPRFIPN encoded by the coding sequence ATGAGTATTGCCAAGCTGATCATCGCGCTGCTCTTCGTGGCAGCAAATTCATACGCGTACAACAATCTCGCCACCGGCGATGTGATCCCTGAGCGCGAGACATTCGCCAGTTTTCCGAATGACTTCGGAGGTTGGAAGTGCACGAACCGTCAGGAGATGGCGCAGGACGTCATCGACAATTTGGGGGTCACGGATTACATCATCTGCAATTACGTAAACGAAGAACTCGATCAGAATGTCGCATTCTACGCGGGCTACCACGAGAGACAGGAGCGTTCCGATTCGGGCAAGACGACGCTCATCCACCCTCCGGAACACTGCCTGCCGGGATCGGGTTGGGACATCATCGAAACTACGATCGTCCCCGTGGACTTCGGAATCCCCGGCGAAGCAAAGCGCGTGGTCATCGCAAAGGGACAGGCACGCAATCTGGTTTATTTCTGGTACCAGTCCCGCGGCCATGTGATCGGCACCAACATCGACCGTCTGCGCCATCTGTTCCTCGACCGCGCATTTCGCAACCGCACCGACGGTTCGCTGTTGCGTTTTACCATGCCGGTCGAGCGAGGAAACTTCGAGGAGGCGGACGAAGCCTTTCGACGCTTCGCCACTCTGATGGCGCGCGGGTTGCCTCGCTTCATTCCCAACTAA